Within the Magnetospirillum sp. ME-1 genome, the region GCAGCTGCGGACCATGTCCATCTCGGACCTGGACGCCGAGGAGACCTCCGAGGAAACCAGCGCCCACATTGCCGCGGTGACCCGTGGCGACGTCGCCCGCTTCGAGACCCGCCACCGCACCCGCACCGGTGAAGTCTGGGACGTGGAAGTCAGCACATCCTATTTCCCCGGCGGCGAGGGGCGGCTGTTCGTGTTCCTGCGCGACATTTCCGAGCGCAAGCAGGCCGAGCGGGTTCTGGCGGACAGCGAGCGCCGCTTCCGCGAAATGGCCGAGACCATCGATCAGGTGTTCTTCATTGCCGATCAGGATTACCGCCGCTTCCACTACATCAGCCCGGCCTTCAGCCGATTGTGGGGGCGCGATCCGGCGAACCTGATCGAGGATCCCACCTCGTGGCCCGCCTGGATTCATCCCGAGGACCGCGAACCGGTCATGGCATTGGTGGCATCGAGCATCGGATCGGGTGAGTACCAGGCGGAATTCCGGGTGGTCCACCCCGATGGCTCGGTGGTCTGGCTGCACGCCAAATCGTTCGAAGTCAACGACCCGGCGGGCGGCTCACCCTATACCCTGGGGTTCCACACCGACATCAGTCAGGCCAAGATGGTCGAAGCGGAACTGCGCGACAAGAATCAGGCGCTGCAGCGTTCCAACGCCGAATTGGAGTCCTTCGCCTATGTGGCTTCCCACGATCTTCGTGAACCGCTGCGCAACATCACGTCCTTCTCCACCCTGTTGTCCCGCCGCCTCGCCGGCAAGCTGAACGACGAGGAGCGGGATTACATCAAGATCGTCACCGACGCCGCCAACCGGATGGACAGTCTGGTCCGCGACCTGCTGGAAGTCAGCCGGGTGGGGCAAAGCGGGCGGGCCATGGTTCCGGTTTCCCTGAATGAACTGGCCGAATCGGCCCGGGACGGGCTGCGCAGCCAGATGCAGGCCGCCGACGCCCAAATCGAGATCGCCTCGCCCCTGCCTATTGTGATGGGCAACGATGACGAGCTTTATCGGGTTCTGCTCAACCTGCTGGGCAACGCACTCAAGTACCACGGCCCGGACCCGGTTCGCATCGTCTTGGACTGCGATGCCGACGGGCCGGAAATGTGGCGCTTCACCGTGGCCGACAACGGAATCGGCCTGGAGGCGGGCAAAGGCTACGAGGAGCGCATCTTCGGCCTGTTCCAGCGCCTGCACCAGCGCGACGAATACGGCGGCGGCACCGGAATCGGCCTGCCGGTCTGCCGCAAGATCATCGAGCGGCACGGCGGACGGATCTGGGCCGAGTCCGAGGGGCTGGGCAAGGGCACCCGCATCGTCTTCACCCTGCCGAGACTGCCGGATTAGCGCCCCCGGCTGAGCTCCAGTTCCGCCCTGGCCAGGGCGGCGTCGAGTTGGGACCTCAGGCTTGCCTTCTCCGCCGCCGGCGCCTGGCGGAAACGGCGCAACAGGTCGTCGGCCTCCATCAGGATAGGGCCGGCCCCCATGGCGGAATGGGCGGAAGCCCTGACCTTCAGCGTCTCGATCTCGGCCGACTTGGCGGCCGCATAGGCGTTGTCCGATGACGGCGCGGGCTTGTCGGCGGCCCAGGCTCCCCCCAGCCATAGGCAAACGGCCAGGGCGGGCAACAGGCGGTGAAATGTGGTCATGATGCACCTCCGATCATCAATCTATACCCCCCATTCGCGAATCACTACCGTGGCGGCGGCGCGGAACAGGCGCTCGAGCACCGAGCGTCCCTCGCCGTCCAGATGGACCTCGCCCCGCTGCATCACCGGCTCGGACGCCGTGCCGGCCACGGACAGGCGAACACGATAGAGCGCCGCGTCGGGGACCAGGGCCTTGTCGACGAAACGGGCTGGAACGGTTCCTCCGTACTGGACGGCCAGGGCGGGATCGACCAGCCCCCGCACCGCCGTACGGTCGATCTCGACGATGGCGGCCGGCACCCCCGCCCGCGCGCCTTCGGCCAGAAACAGGGCCTTGGCCCCGGGCCGGAGGCGCGGCAGGTCGTCCTCGGCCACATAGGCTTCGACCAAACCCCCGGGGGCACGGACCGCCATCAGTGCCTCGCGCTGGTTCAGCCACTGGCCTTGCAACAGACTGGGCGACGTGTCGCCCACCCAGCCGGCGATGGGCGCCTTGAGCGTCAGGCGGGCCTTGTCGCGCAGCAGGGCGGCATGTTCGGCCTGGACGGCCTCCAGCTCGCGGGCGATAGCCTGGGAGCGGTCGCGGAAACTGTCCTCGAAGCCCACCGAGGACAGCTCGTATTTCAGCACCCCCATGCGCCGCGCCGCCTGGGCCAGGCGGAAATCGATTTCGGGATTGTCAAGGACGGCCAGCACGCTGCCAGCTTCCACCCAGATTTCATCCCGCACGTTCACCGACTTCAAAATGGCGGGGCCGGGCGGATACAACACAATATGTCCGGCGGCCTTCAGCATGGCGGGAGCCGTGACCCGGCCGTTCCAGGGCACCAGGGCCAGCAACACCGCCACCCCCGCCAATCCCAGGGTCCAGCGCGATCGCCGCGAGGCCTTGATCGCCCCTGAACGCTTGCGCCACTCCCCCATCTCGGCGGCCACGGGCTTGATCACGAACCAGCCGATCTCCACCGCGAACAGCAGGATGCCGACCACCTTGATGAAGAAGTGGTAGACCAGCACCGCGATGCCGAGAAACAGGCTGAGGCGGTAGATCCACACCGCCCAGGCAAAGACGATCAGAAAGCCGCGGCGGCCGGGGGCCACGTGTTCCGGCTGAGGTTCGCCCAGGCGGAACAGGATCTCGCGCAGACGCCAGCGGGCCAGGGCGAAGGCCCGGTTGTGCAGATTGGGCATGTCCAGCGCGTCGGCCATGAGGAAATAGCCGTCGAAGCGCATGAACGGGCTGAGGTTGATCAGCAGCGAGGAGATCCAGGTGGTGGCGGCCAGGGTGAAGGCCATCTGCCGCAAGGTGCCGCCGGGCAGCAACGCCCAGGCCAAGGTCGCCCAAGCCGCCAGGGTCAGTTCGGCCAGCACCCCCGCCCCGCCGATCAGCAGGCGCCGTCGCCGGTCGGGCAGCTTCCAGGCCTCGTTGACGTCGGTATAGAGCACCGGCATCAGGACCAGGAAGGCCACCCCCATGGTCGGCACCCGCAGCCCGAAGGCCTTGGCGGACAGGGCGTGGCCCAGTTCGTGGATGATCTTGGCCAGCCCCAGGGCCACGCCGAACGCCGCCAGCCCGGTGATGGAGAACTGGTCCACCAGGGTGGTGGCGAAGACGTTCCATTGCCGCCCCACCAGCAGCAATCCGGCCAGGAGCGCCGCGACGCTGGCCAGACGGAAGGTCCGGCCGCCCAGCCACGCCACCCATGGCAGCAGGACGTCCAGCAGCCGATCGGGACGCACCAGCGGCACCCGGAAGAACAGGTAGTGATGCAGCAGCCACTCGGCCCACGACGTCCGCGACGCCCGCGCGATGGAGAGCAGATGCCGGGTGTATTGCGGCCCTCCGGGCCGCAGCAGCTGGCCGCGGGCCAGGAATTCCACCATGTCGGCCACGTCCTCGGCCTCCACCTCCAGGGTGGTTTCGTGGCGGACCCGCTCCGCCACCGCCTCGGGCTCGCCCAGATGCCAGCGCGACAGCATCTCGAAGGCCGGCCAGGACAGGCGGAAGAACTGGTTGCGCAAGGGGTCGTGCAGCGTCCAGGTGGGCGCGCCGTCGCCTCCGCGCGGCCCCGGATGCACGGTCAGTTCCTCGCGCAGCGGCGGCAGCATGGCGGCGGCGATCATGGGCTAAAAACCCACGAACTGGCGGACCGCCACCAGCGGCTTGCGAAACAGCCACCAGATCAGCGGCACGGTGTCGCCGTCGATGCGGGCCGTGCCCTTGAGCCCCAGGCGCGGCTTTTCCTGGCCATCGACCAGAAAGGCGCGCACCCGGTGCGCCAAGGTGGCGTCGGGCCGGGCCGAGGGTTCGTAGGCCACGCTGCGCACCACGGCGCGAACCGGCGACAGGGGGCGGGAATTGAGGAACAGGGTGAGGCGTGCGCCGGGCCGCGCCTCGCCGGCATCGGCCACCGCCAGCCAGGCCTCCACCTCGGTGTCGGTCTCGTCGGCCACCAGCATCACCTTCTCGCCCACCACCACCGGACGGCCGATCCAGTCGGACGGATCGTCGAGAACGGCGATGCCCGGCCCCGGTGATTTCACCCGAATCCGCTCCAGCTGGCTTTCCAGCCACTTGGCCTCGGCGGCCTTCTCCTCGGCGCGGCCGGCCAGAATGGCCACCTGGACCTTGGCCTTGGAATCGAAGACCTGGGCCTGGGCCGCTTGCCGGTATTCCGCCTCGGCGGTGGCGTGCTGCTGGCGGGCCACATCCAGACGCCCCGCAAGCTGGGTCGCATCCAGGTCGAACAGCGGCTTGCCCTCTGCAACCGCTTCATTGGGCCGCACATGAATACGGTCGATGACGCCGTCCAGGGGCGAGCGCACCACCAGGGGATGGGCGGGCACCAAATCGGCGGGCGCCAGCACCGAGCCGGTCACCGGGAACAAGGACAAGGCCAGCAACCCCACCGCCAGGATCTGGCGCTTGCGACTGGCCTTCAGCCGGCCGAGAGCCTTGGCCCATGCAGACGGGCGGTGAAAGCGGGCCAGGGAGGCGGTCACCGCCTCGCCCAGGCGGGACAGCAGGGCCATGTCGCCGTCGTGCCACTCCGCCTCGGCGGCATAGAGGAGGGCCGCGCCATCGCCCAGAGGCAGCCACAGGGCATGGGGCGGCAGCCATTCGCCCCACTGCCCGGCCAGATCATCGGGCAGGTCGGCGGCGGAGATGGCGGCAGCCTCGCTGCGGCGGGAAAGATGGCGGCACACGGCCTCCATCCACAGCAGGAAGGGAGCGTTGCGGTCGGGCAAAGCCAGACCCGAAACCGCCTGAACGCCCTTGTCCCGGTGCCACAGGACCGCCTGGCGATAGGGAACCAGGGCATGGGCGTCGTTGACCGCCACGAAGGCGATCTCGGCGGCATCCGCCGCCCGCAGGATGCGCCCCTCCACATCGATCAGGGTCGCCAGACGCAGGGCCGTTCCGGCCTCGATATCCATCATGCCCCCGCTCATTCAGGGAGGCGGAGCCAGCAGGACCTTGCCCGACATGCCGGCCGACAGTTCCGGGAAGTGACCGCCGATGGCACCCGCCACCCGCACGGTCTGGCTGACCGGGTCGATGCGGGCGCCGACCCTGATCAGCTTCACCGGATAGGTCTTGCCGGTCTCGTCGATGGCGGCCTGGAAGACGTGTCCGGGCTTCAGCCACACCAGCCATTTGCTGGGCACCAGGAAATCCAGTTCCAGCACCGAATCGTCGAGGATGTCCAGCAGCGCCTGGCCCGGCTGGACGTATTGCTGTCCCCTCACCTTCTGTTCCACCACCCGGCCGTCGAAGGGCGCGGTGACGGCGCATTTGGAGACCATGGCGCTCATGGCGGCGACCTTGGCGCGGGCCTTTTCCGCCTCGGCCACCGAGACGTCGGTTTCCAGCTTGCCCACGGTCTGCAGTTCCAGCAGCCGCCGGTTGACCGCCAGGGTCTTGTCGGCGGCGGATTGGGCGGCACGGGCCTCGTCCAGCTGGGCCCGGTTGACCGAGCAGTCGAAGGCGACCAGCACCTGTCCCCTGGTGAAGCGCTCGCCCTCGCGCGCGCCGATCTTCTCCACCTTGGCGCCGATCTCGGCGGCCAGGGTGGTGAAGTCGCGGGGACTGAGCTGGGCCCGCAATTCCTGTCCCCAGGCGGGGGCGGCGCAGGCAAGCACCGCCAGTCCCGCCAGGGCGGCACGCCTCATCGGCCGGAAGCCTGGTACAGGCTGCGGATATGGGCGATGACGGTGCCCACCGTCTCCTCGGTCAGGCTGGCCTCGGCATCGCCCTTGATCCACTGGGTGTTCTCGGTGGTCAGCGGCTCCGGGGCCGGGGCTGCCCCGGCCATGGCCGGAGCGGAAACCGGAGCCGGAGCGGAAGCCGGAGCCGGAGCCGGCTCCGCCGCCACGCCATCGCGGCCCCAGGACTCCAGCCCAGCGGCCACCGCGCGGGACAGGGATTTGAGATCGCCGCCCTCGGCCTTTTCCACCTGCAGGTCATGGCCGATGGTCGCCTGGATCTTGGCGTAGGCCTGCTCCACCTGGGCATAGGACTGGAAGCGGCGCAGCTGGGACGCAATGGCCGAGGCGCGCCCCGCCACCCGCTCGAGAATGCCCGTGGCGTCGTTGGCGGTCCTGGCCTCGGACAGCTCGAACAGCCGCCGGTCCACCTGCCACAATTCGTCCGATTGCTGGAATTGGCTGACCGAGTTCTGGAACTGGCGCTCGCTCACATGGACCTGGGCCAGCACCGCCATGCGCAGTGCCACGCGCTTGGAGTTGGCGACCTCTTCATTGGTCTCGGCATAGTCCAGCTGCGACTTGCCCGAGAACACGTTCATGACGTTCCAAGACAGCTTGGCGCCCGCCTCCCACCAGCGATTGTCCATCAGGAACGAATTGCCGTCCCAATTCCGCCCGCCGGAAAAGGTGATGCCGGGCAGAAGCTTGAGAATAGCCTTCTTGGTGTCATCGATGGCGATGCGCGACAGGTAGCCCTGTTCACGCAGGTCGGGATTGCCGGCAAAGGCCAGTTCTTCCATGCGCTCCAGCGGCGTGGTCCATTCTGGCACCTTCATTTCGGCCGGAACGTCCAGCACCAGCTTGCTCCCCGGCGGCACATTGATCAGCGCCGCCAGCTCGATCTGGGCGGTGGACAGCTCCTGCTGGATGGCCGTCAGCTGGCGCAGCGTCTCCAGCAGCGACTTCTGGTAGCGCAAGGATTCGGCCGGCGCCTTGAGGTTCTCCCGCTCCACCTGCCGGGCCTTGCCCAGGGCGTCCTTGGCTTCCGCCACCGCACGGTCCACATCGGCGCTCAGAACCTGATAGGCGGCGGCGCGCCAGAAGGCGAAGCGCACCTCGGTCACCAGGTTATGCACCGCCTTGCGCCGACGCTCGGTGGCCACCAGGGCACGATCGGCATTGGCCTTGGCGCTGTAATAGGTGACGCCGAAATCCAACACGTTCCACGACATGGTGAGATCAGCGGTCTTGCTCCGCTGGTCGGCCGACACGCTGTAGGCACCGCCCCGCTGGCCGGTCTGGACATCATGCGAGACAGTGGCGTTGGGTTCGGACCGATAGGAGTAACCGGCATTGGCCGTGAGCTTCGGCAACATGTCCCAACGGTCCACATCGGTCTGGCCCAGCGCCAGCGCCTCCTCCATCATCTTGGAGCGCTTGTCCAGGTTGTACTTCAGCGCCCGCGCAATGGCCTCGGACACCGACAGCGGGCCGATCAAAGGCTCGCCGCCCTTGAACATGGCCTCGCGGTCGGCAACCGCCTGGGCCTTCAATTCCTCGGCCGTGAACGGCTCGGGCGTCACCGCGCAGGCGGCGAGCAGAGCAACCAGCGAGGCCGACGCCAACAGACGGCCGGCGCGCTTCACATCAATCATCGTCCAAATCCCCCTGTTCATCATCTCTATGCGGCGCGGCCCTTGCCCGTCAGCAGGGCGATCAGCGCCTTGGCGTCCGATTTCTGTCCGTCGCGACTCAAGTTCCGCAATTGCTCGGTCAGGCCGGGACGGCCCACCGCCTTGGCAAACTTTTCCGGCAGTCCAAGATCGCCGCTCCGGCCGGGCGCGCCCTGGCCCTGCCCCCCCTCGGGAGCCACGTTGCCCTGGCCGGTGCCCACCTGGATCTTGAAGGTCTGCACCGCCTCGCGGCCCTCGTTATCCTTGGCCACCACCTTTACCACCACCTCGCCCTTGAAGCCGGGCGGCGGCGTGCCCTCGAAGGTGCCGGTGCGGGGATTGAAGGTCATCCAGCCGGGCAGCGCCTGCCCATTTTCCCGCGTCGCCACCAGCGTCACCGTGGCGTCGGCCTTGGTGTGGGCGAAAGCCTCGGCGGGAATGGTCACCGCGATACGCGCGCCCTCGGCGAACACCGTATCGCGCATGGGGGCGTTGACCACCAGGGCGTCGCCGCCTCCGGCCGGCTTGGCCGCCACGGCGATCTGGAAGGCGCCCTGGGCGGGCTTGGTCAGACCGCCCCCGATCTCCGATGGAGGCGCCACGGGTTTGGGCGGATCAGGAATGGGGATCGGCTTGGGCGGAGCCGGCGGCGGCTCAGGCGGTAGCGGCGCCGGCGGAGGAGGAGGT harbors:
- a CDS encoding PAS domain S-box protein, translating into MRYTAVGLLAWTLLLGISLAWNISKQREITLELATNTALANFNKDVAYRLWASGHGGVYVEPTEKTPPSPWLAHLPDRDLIANDGRRLTLMNPAYMLREMMQDHGELYGIKGRIVGIVALNPANVADPWEAEGIRQFAAGRMDEIMEVSDIDGAPFLRLFKPFRMEASCQKCHGHLGFKDGEVRGGIGVSVPLAPYQAGEAEVVRTMSATHGTVWLTGVLAIGWIARRSHARLTANAMMTQALSDSERYYRAIVETSSDGFWMTDAKGRILEVNNAYARRSGYSGEQLRTMSISDLDAEETSEETSAHIAAVTRGDVARFETRHRTRTGEVWDVEVSTSYFPGGEGRLFVFLRDISERKQAERVLADSERRFREMAETIDQVFFIADQDYRRFHYISPAFSRLWGRDPANLIEDPTSWPAWIHPEDREPVMALVASSIGSGEYQAEFRVVHPDGSVVWLHAKSFEVNDPAGGSPYTLGFHTDISQAKMVEAELRDKNQALQRSNAELESFAYVASHDLREPLRNITSFSTLLSRRLAGKLNDEERDYIKIVTDAANRMDSLVRDLLEVSRVGQSGRAMVPVSLNELAESARDGLRSQMQAADAQIEIASPLPIVMGNDDELYRVLLNLLGNALKYHGPDPVRIVLDCDADGPEMWRFTVADNGIGLEAGKGYEERIFGLFQRLHQRDEYGGGTGIGLPVCRKIIERHGGRIWAESEGLGKGTRIVFTLPRLPD
- a CDS encoding efflux RND transporter periplasmic adaptor subunit, with the protein product MIAAAMLPPLREELTVHPGPRGGDGAPTWTLHDPLRNQFFRLSWPAFEMLSRWHLGEPEAVAERVRHETTLEVEAEDVADMVEFLARGQLLRPGGPQYTRHLLSIARASRTSWAEWLLHHYLFFRVPLVRPDRLLDVLLPWVAWLGGRTFRLASVAALLAGLLLVGRQWNVFATTLVDQFSITGLAAFGVALGLAKIIHELGHALSAKAFGLRVPTMGVAFLVLMPVLYTDVNEAWKLPDRRRRLLIGGAGVLAELTLAAWATLAWALLPGGTLRQMAFTLAATTWISSLLINLSPFMRFDGYFLMADALDMPNLHNRAFALARWRLREILFRLGEPQPEHVAPGRRGFLIVFAWAVWIYRLSLFLGIAVLVYHFFIKVVGILLFAVEIGWFVIKPVAAEMGEWRKRSGAIKASRRSRWTLGLAGVAVLLALVPWNGRVTAPAMLKAAGHIVLYPPGPAILKSVNVRDEIWVEAGSVLAVLDNPEIDFRLAQAARRMGVLKYELSSVGFEDSFRDRSQAIARELEAVQAEHAALLRDKARLTLKAPIAGWVGDTSPSLLQGQWLNQREALMAVRAPGGLVEAYVAEDDLPRLRPGAKALFLAEGARAGVPAAIVEIDRTAVRGLVDPALAVQYGGTVPARFVDKALVPDAALYRVRLSVAGTASEPVMQRGEVHLDGEGRSVLERLFRAAATVVIREWGV
- a CDS encoding efflux RND transporter periplasmic adaptor subunit, which translates into the protein MMDIEAGTALRLATLIDVEGRILRAADAAEIAFVAVNDAHALVPYRQAVLWHRDKGVQAVSGLALPDRNAPFLLWMEAVCRHLSRRSEAAAISAADLPDDLAGQWGEWLPPHALWLPLGDGAALLYAAEAEWHDGDMALLSRLGEAVTASLARFHRPSAWAKALGRLKASRKRQILAVGLLALSLFPVTGSVLAPADLVPAHPLVVRSPLDGVIDRIHVRPNEAVAEGKPLFDLDATQLAGRLDVARQQHATAEAEYRQAAQAQVFDSKAKVQVAILAGRAEEKAAEAKWLESQLERIRVKSPGPGIAVLDDPSDWIGRPVVVGEKVMLVADETDTEVEAWLAVADAGEARPGARLTLFLNSRPLSPVRAVVRSVAYEPSARPDATLAHRVRAFLVDGQEKPRLGLKGTARIDGDTVPLIWWLFRKPLVAVRQFVGF
- a CDS encoding efflux RND transporter periplasmic adaptor subunit gives rise to the protein MRRAALAGLAVLACAAPAWGQELRAQLSPRDFTTLAAEIGAKVEKIGAREGERFTRGQVLVAFDCSVNRAQLDEARAAQSAADKTLAVNRRLLELQTVGKLETDVSVAEAEKARAKVAAMSAMVSKCAVTAPFDGRVVEQKVRGQQYVQPGQALLDILDDSVLELDFLVPSKWLVWLKPGHVFQAAIDETGKTYPVKLIRVGARIDPVSQTVRVAGAIGGHFPELSAGMSGKVLLAPPP
- a CDS encoding TolC family protein; translation: MIDVKRAGRLLASASLVALLAACAVTPEPFTAEELKAQAVADREAMFKGGEPLIGPLSVSEAIARALKYNLDKRSKMMEEALALGQTDVDRWDMLPKLTANAGYSYRSEPNATVSHDVQTGQRGGAYSVSADQRSKTADLTMSWNVLDFGVTYYSAKANADRALVATERRRKAVHNLVTEVRFAFWRAAAYQVLSADVDRAVAEAKDALGKARQVERENLKAPAESLRYQKSLLETLRQLTAIQQELSTAQIELAALINVPPGSKLVLDVPAEMKVPEWTTPLERMEELAFAGNPDLREQGYLSRIAIDDTKKAILKLLPGITFSGGRNWDGNSFLMDNRWWEAGAKLSWNVMNVFSGKSQLDYAETNEEVANSKRVALRMAVLAQVHVSERQFQNSVSQFQQSDELWQVDRRLFELSEARTANDATGILERVAGRASAIASQLRRFQSYAQVEQAYAKIQATIGHDLQVEKAEGGDLKSLSRAVAAGLESWGRDGVAAEPAPAPASAPAPVSAPAMAGAAPAPEPLTTENTQWIKGDAEASLTEETVGTVIAHIRSLYQASGR